In Collimonas arenae, a single genomic region encodes these proteins:
- a CDS encoding NAD(P)H-dependent flavin oxidoreductase, giving the protein MSNTSPHSDTNARGPQPSFAAALDIRYPIVQGPMNGGSPIELVTAVSNAGGLGSFAAALLSPTAIIEAVKKIRTLTKRPFNVNLFILEESQPDDAEIAAAQVLLQPFRTSLGLEAASRPQKFSENFQEQLAALLEAAPPVVSFTFGILDAATVAQFQAKGCKVIGTATTVAEAKAWEQAGADFVCLQGAEAGGHRATFLGDIEQSCVGLMTLIPQVAAAVKLPIIAAGGIMDGRGIAAALLLGAQAAQLGTAFLACPESGIAPAWREQLASARDDSTRLTRSFSGRYARGIVNPYMEQMRQHESVFPAYPIQNALSAEIRQTAAKAQHPEFMSLWAGQGVAMTRPMPAEQLVATLADELQAPHAINY; this is encoded by the coding sequence ATGTCCAATACCAGCCCGCATTCCGATACCAATGCACGCGGACCGCAACCGTCATTCGCCGCCGCGCTCGATATTCGCTATCCGATCGTACAAGGCCCCATGAACGGCGGTTCGCCAATCGAACTGGTCACCGCGGTCAGCAATGCAGGAGGACTAGGCTCTTTTGCCGCCGCCCTGCTCTCGCCGACTGCAATCATCGAAGCCGTCAAGAAAATTCGTACATTGACGAAGCGACCGTTCAACGTCAATTTATTTATCCTGGAAGAAAGCCAGCCTGACGATGCGGAAATCGCCGCGGCGCAAGTGCTCTTGCAACCATTCCGGACCTCACTCGGCCTGGAAGCGGCAAGCAGGCCGCAGAAATTCAGCGAGAATTTCCAAGAGCAACTGGCCGCGCTGCTTGAAGCCGCCCCGCCGGTAGTCAGCTTCACCTTCGGCATTCTCGATGCCGCCACCGTGGCCCAGTTCCAGGCCAAAGGCTGCAAAGTGATCGGCACCGCGACCACGGTTGCCGAAGCCAAGGCCTGGGAACAGGCGGGTGCGGATTTCGTTTGCCTGCAGGGCGCGGAAGCTGGCGGTCACCGCGCTACATTCCTGGGAGACATCGAACAATCCTGCGTCGGCTTGATGACCTTGATACCGCAGGTGGCGGCAGCGGTAAAACTGCCGATCATCGCTGCCGGCGGGATCATGGATGGCCGCGGCATTGCTGCTGCCTTGCTGCTGGGTGCGCAAGCAGCACAACTGGGCACTGCCTTCCTGGCTTGCCCTGAATCCGGCATAGCACCCGCCTGGCGCGAACAACTGGCCAGCGCACGCGACGACAGCACGCGCCTGACGCGCAGCTTTTCCGGCCGCTATGCCCGCGGCATCGTCAATCCCTACATGGAACAAATGCGGCAGCACGAAAGCGTCTTCCCCGCTTATCCGATCCAGAATGCGCTGAGCGCTGAAATACGCCAGACTGCCGCCAAAGCGCAGCACCCCGAATTTATGTCCTTGTGGGCCGGCCAAGGCGTGGCGATGACGCGGCCGATGCCGGCTGAACAATTGGTGGCAACGCTGGCGGATGAATTACAGGCACCGCACGCGATCAATTACTAA
- a CDS encoding LysR family transcriptional regulator → MDLLSLEIFRTVVREGGITRAAAQLHRVQSNVTTRIRQLEVSLGVSLFSRDHKRLVLTPAGETLLGYAERLLNLAGEAREAVQPAVPQGRLRIGSMESTAASRLPIPLARFHQQWPAVLLELSTGPTQMLIDRVRAYTLDAALVAGPLDDPSLVALPLYTEELVLLAARSHPPISSPDDLQTRTLVAFEHGCAYRRHAENWLASGGIPGRRPDRILELGSYHAMLACVAAGAGIALAPRSVLELHNCTESLAIYPIGPAGNVPTYLIRRHDYSSPAFDALSQILQAEAISRL, encoded by the coding sequence ATGGATCTCTTGTCCCTGGAAATTTTCCGCACCGTAGTGCGCGAAGGCGGTATTACCCGCGCTGCGGCCCAATTGCATCGCGTTCAGTCGAATGTCACGACCCGCATACGCCAGTTGGAAGTCTCATTGGGTGTCAGCCTGTTTTCCCGCGATCATAAACGCCTGGTGCTGACCCCAGCCGGCGAAACCCTGCTGGGATACGCCGAGCGCCTGTTGAATCTGGCCGGCGAAGCGCGCGAAGCGGTGCAGCCGGCGGTACCGCAAGGACGTTTGCGCATCGGTTCCATGGAAAGCACAGCCGCCAGCCGTTTACCGATTCCTTTAGCGCGCTTTCACCAGCAATGGCCGGCCGTGCTGCTGGAGCTAAGCACCGGCCCGACCCAGATGCTGATCGACCGGGTTCGTGCATACACGCTCGATGCCGCATTGGTAGCCGGCCCGCTGGATGATCCCTCGTTGGTGGCGCTGCCCTTGTATACCGAAGAATTAGTGTTGCTAGCAGCGCGCAGCCACCCGCCGATAAGCAGCCCCGACGACCTTCAGACGCGTACCCTGGTTGCCTTCGAACACGGCTGCGCCTATCGCCGCCACGCTGAAAACTGGCTGGCTTCAGGCGGCATCCCCGGCCGTCGCCCTGATCGTATCCTCGAACTCGGCTCCTATCACGCCATGCTCGCATGCGTAGCCGCTGGCGCAGGCATCGCCCTGGCCCCTCGTTCCGTGCTCGAACTGCACAATTGCACCGAAAGCCTCGCCATCTACCCCATTGGCCCTGCAGGCAATGTCCCGACCTACCTGATCCGCCGGCATGATTACAGCTCCCCGGCTTTCGACGCTCTTAGCCAGATCCTCCAGGCTGAAGCAATAAGTCGGCTCTAA
- a CDS encoding TonB-dependent receptor, with translation MSVIFTSTPRSTDINERASAQGRCAAVSIAFSSLFAPALAATAIPEAELAPINVRSERKGAYQVDRSASDKFTAPLLDTPKTVTVIKHELIDERGATSLTEVLRTTPGITLGAGEGGTPIGDRPFVRGYDASTDLMIDGLRDIGRFSHEAFNIEQIEIVKGPGSAYTGRGSTGGSINMVSKAPKAENFYTGSITLGTDQTRRLTTDANWLLGDDTALRLNLMAHDADVAGRDAAKVSRWGVAPSLTLGLHSGIEVTLSYYGLRTDDIPDQGLPFDTINRTGLPVQVDRKNFYGLSSRDYRRNAADIGTLDVSHQMGDGSKLRNVTRYGKTSNEYVYSRPTLQDDPKKRNYGMVTRRGLGNKLENSSLINQTELTGKLRTAGLEHSYAAGVELSRERTYNSRFIISNDAPVADLYHPDFGQAFTGTIDRSAPAGLTKHDNRAVYMFDTIALTPQWDLNGGLRYDRYEVSSSAGKRGSWGFWNYQAGIVFKPQPNASIYASYGTSSNPSGEAEGQIGGADGVAGGGLRDVAPESNRSIEVGSKWNVLDEQLMLTAAVFRTEKVNGRAVDPTSGLVELIGNSRVDGVELGAAGNLTPAWTLFGGYTWLRPILRADGAGGNSGKQLKYVAPRSFSAWTTYKPSTQLTVGAGASYMSERFVTDDNTRRLPSYWRYDAMASYKVSKHLDFRLNIQNLSNATIFDGSHVGVFANIAPGRSVLLTANFKY, from the coding sequence ATGAGCGTCATCTTCACATCTACCCCTCGATCAACCGATATCAACGAACGTGCTTCCGCGCAAGGGCGATGTGCAGCGGTCAGCATTGCTTTTAGTAGTCTGTTTGCGCCGGCCTTGGCCGCCACGGCCATTCCCGAGGCGGAGCTGGCGCCCATCAATGTCCGCAGCGAGCGCAAGGGGGCATATCAAGTGGACCGTTCTGCCTCCGACAAATTTACCGCGCCGCTGCTGGATACGCCCAAGACTGTCACAGTGATCAAACATGAGTTGATCGATGAGCGCGGCGCGACCTCGCTGACCGAGGTGTTGCGGACAACGCCCGGGATTACGCTGGGCGCGGGGGAGGGCGGCACACCGATTGGTGACCGGCCTTTCGTCCGCGGTTACGACGCCAGCACCGACTTGATGATCGATGGCTTGCGTGACATCGGCCGTTTTTCGCACGAGGCGTTCAACATTGAACAGATCGAGATCGTCAAAGGTCCCGGCTCGGCTTACACCGGTCGCGGATCGACCGGCGGTAGTATCAACATGGTCAGCAAGGCACCAAAAGCAGAAAATTTCTATACCGGCAGCATCACACTTGGCACCGATCAAACCCGGCGTCTGACTACCGATGCCAACTGGCTACTCGGCGATGACACCGCGCTGCGGCTGAACCTGATGGCGCACGATGCCGATGTCGCTGGCCGCGACGCGGCCAAAGTTAGCCGTTGGGGTGTGGCGCCATCGCTGACGCTCGGGCTGCACAGCGGGATCGAGGTGACGCTGAGCTACTACGGTTTGCGCACTGATGACATTCCCGACCAAGGGTTGCCGTTTGACACAATCAATCGTACCGGCTTGCCGGTTCAGGTCGATCGCAAGAATTTTTATGGTCTGAGCAGCCGCGACTACCGTCGCAACGCCGCCGATATTGGTACGCTGGATGTGTCGCACCAGATGGGTGACGGCAGCAAACTGCGCAACGTCACGCGCTACGGTAAAACCAGCAACGAGTACGTGTATTCACGGCCGACCCTGCAGGACGATCCCAAGAAGCGCAACTATGGCATGGTGACCCGGCGCGGCCTGGGCAACAAGCTGGAAAATAGCAGCCTGATCAATCAAACCGAATTGACCGGCAAGTTGCGCACCGCCGGCCTTGAGCATAGCTATGCCGCCGGGGTGGAGCTGAGCCGCGAACGGACTTACAACAGTCGTTTCATTATCAGCAATGACGCGCCGGTTGCTGACTTGTACCATCCGGACTTCGGACAAGCCTTCACCGGCACCATCGACAGGAGCGCGCCGGCGGGCCTGACCAAGCACGATAACCGCGCCGTCTATATGTTCGATACGATCGCGCTTACGCCGCAATGGGACCTTAACGGCGGCTTACGCTATGACCGCTATGAGGTCTCAAGCAGCGCCGGAAAACGCGGCAGTTGGGGCTTCTGGAACTATCAGGCTGGCATCGTTTTCAAGCCGCAGCCAAATGCCAGCATTTATGCATCTTATGGCACCTCATCCAATCCATCGGGTGAAGCAGAAGGACAGATTGGTGGCGCAGATGGTGTCGCCGGCGGCGGCCTGCGCGACGTTGCGCCGGAATCGAACCGCAGTATCGAAGTGGGCAGCAAATGGAATGTGCTGGATGAACAGCTGATGCTGACCGCCGCGGTATTCCGTACCGAAAAGGTTAATGGCCGGGCAGTTGATCCGACCAGCGGCCTGGTAGAGTTGATCGGCAACAGCCGGGTCGACGGCGTTGAATTGGGCGCAGCCGGTAACCTGACGCCGGCCTGGACCTTGTTCGGCGGTTATACCTGGTTGCGTCCGATATTGCGTGCGGACGGCGCCGGTGGCAACAGCGGCAAACAACTCAAATATGTGGCCCCGCGCAGCTTCAGCGCATGGACCACATATAAACCGTCGACGCAGTTGACGGTCGGCGCCGGCGCCAGCTATATGTCGGAGCGTTTCGTCACCGACGACAACACACGCCGCTTACCGTCTTACTGGCGCTACGATGCAATGGCCAGCTACAAGGTCAGCAAGCATCTCGATTTCCGGCTCAATATCCAGAACCTGAGCAATGCCACGATTTTTGACGGCTCACACGTCGGTGTGTTTGCCAATATTGCGCCTGGTCGCTCGGTTTTGCTGACGGCGAATTTCAAGTACTGA